One genomic region from Betaproteobacteria bacterium encodes:
- a CDS encoding DUF2782 domain-containing protein: MRKLIVLLVAVISLPALAQSQARPRPKDMQVVEDLATPPKVKDGKNVPAPIVTTRKVGDDTIHEYRIGGKLYQQKVQPAKGPAYYLIDDKGEGKFTRVDGPEPKISVPMWVLLEW; the protein is encoded by the coding sequence ATGCGCAAGTTGATCGTTCTTCTCGTCGCCGTAATTTCCCTGCCCGCCCTCGCCCAAAGCCAGGCGCGTCCTCGCCCCAAGGATATGCAGGTCGTCGAAGACCTTGCCACGCCGCCGAAGGTGAAAGACGGGAAGAACGTTCCGGCGCCTATCGTCACCACGCGCAAGGTGGGTGACGACACCATTCACGAATACCGCATCGGCGGCAAACTGTATCAGCAGAAGGTTCAGCCGGCAAAAGGCCCTGCCTACTACCTGATCGACGACAAAGGCGAAGGCAAGTTCACACGCGTTGACGGGCCTGAGCCAAAGATTTCCGTCCCGATGTGGGTATTGCTTGAATGGTGA
- a CDS encoding TIGR00730 family Rossman fold protein, whose protein sequence is MFNIIAEMVTAADKLAAVAPAVAIFGSARMAEGHAYYKLTEQIAQKLSDSGFSVVSGGGPGLMEAANKGALAGKSPSVGLNILLPFEKGGNGFQDVSLTFQHFFARKVMFVKHAGAYVVMPGGFGTLDELTEALTLIQTGKIRRIPIILVGSQFWKGLVDWFRATMVVEGVISASDLDLFKIIDEPQQVVDAIFEHYANRSFLPNPDERALEMSL, encoded by the coding sequence ATGTTCAACATTATCGCCGAAATGGTTACGGCGGCAGACAAACTGGCGGCGGTTGCGCCGGCCGTAGCAATTTTTGGCAGCGCGCGCATGGCGGAAGGCCATGCGTATTACAAATTGACCGAGCAGATCGCGCAGAAACTTTCCGATTCGGGATTTTCCGTGGTGTCCGGCGGCGGACCCGGCCTGATGGAAGCCGCCAACAAGGGCGCTTTGGCCGGCAAGAGTCCCAGCGTCGGGCTGAATATCCTGTTGCCGTTCGAAAAGGGTGGCAACGGCTTCCAGGATGTATCGCTCACGTTCCAGCATTTTTTCGCACGCAAGGTGATGTTTGTGAAGCATGCTGGCGCGTACGTCGTGATGCCGGGCGGCTTCGGCACATTGGACGAATTAACCGAGGCGCTGACGCTGATCCAGACCGGCAAGATCCGCCGCATTCCGATCATTCTTGTGGGAAGCCAATTCTGGAAAGGGCTGGTGGACTGGTTCCGGGCCACGATGGTGGTTGAAGGTGTCATCAGCGCATCCGACCTGGACCTGTTCAAAATCATCGACGAGCCGCAGCAGGTCGTCGATGCAATATTCGAGCACTATGCAAATCGCAGTTTCCTGCCGAACCCGGACGAGCGGGCGCTGGAAATGAGCCTCTAA
- the polA gene encoding DNA polymerase I, which produces MSATETTSPRSGPRARLLLVDISSYFYRAFHAMPDFRSPTGDPTGAIFGVANMLNKLRDEYPADYSACVFDPKGKTFRDDIYPEYKANREKMPEDLAHQVKHIREVAEALGWPCIEVAGMEADDVIGTLTKHAVARGVETIISTGDKDLAQLVEDGVLWYNTMSNEKLGVAGITEKFGVPPDRIIDYLALMGDNVDNVPGVEKVGPKTAAKWIAEFGSLDGVIANAANIKGVVGENLRKALDWLPTGRTLVTVKCDVPLPFDFDTIDHKQRDIPRLDKLYEHFGFKGMRAALRKGVEQPSLPAQAGEGAASAVFKQADKDAGATRWSSGEMAAKQVAFVNTRRYETISTNARLDAWIAKLNAATLACVDTETTSLDPMAAQIVGLSFACVAGEAAYLPLRHIYPGAPDQLDFDASIAKLRPWLEDASKPKLGQNIKYDLHVFANHGITVRGYGHDTLLQSYVLESHQRHDMDSLATRHLGATTISFEQVAGKGASQIGFEQVSIETATEYSSEDSDVTLQLHGALYPQVAADEKLKFVYAHIEMPTTHVLLTIERNGVLIDSQLLEKQSSELGMKMMELEAKAHDAAGQPFNLGSPKQLAEILFDKQGIKPLKKTPGGAPSTDEETLTKLAEDYPLPKILLEHRGISKLKSTYTDKLPRMVNPKTGRVHTNYGQAVAVTGRLSSNDPNLQNIPVRTAEGRRIREAFIAPPGSKILSADYSQIELRIMAHLSSDPGLLDAFAKGEDVHRATASEVFGVTREEVSSEQRRYAKVINFGLIYGMSAFGLASNLGIERAAAASYIDKYFARYPGVKAYMDRTRNEAHERGYVETVFGRRLWLPDIKSGNQGRRQGAERAAINAPMQGTAADLIKLAMIAVQGWLETENLATRMIMQVHDELVLEVPESELERVKAAVPGLMTNVAKLLVPLVAEPGVGRNWEEAH; this is translated from the coding sequence ATGAGCGCCACCGAAACCACCAGTCCCCGTTCCGGCCCGCGTGCACGATTGCTGCTCGTCGATATTTCGAGCTATTTCTATCGCGCATTTCACGCCATGCCGGATTTTCGTTCCCCGACCGGCGACCCCACCGGCGCGATATTCGGTGTGGCCAACATGCTCAACAAGCTTCGCGATGAGTATCCAGCCGATTATAGCGCCTGCGTGTTCGACCCCAAGGGCAAAACCTTCCGCGACGACATTTACCCCGAGTACAAAGCCAACCGGGAAAAGATGCCGGAGGACCTCGCGCATCAGGTGAAGCACATACGCGAAGTCGCCGAAGCGCTGGGCTGGCCATGTATTGAGGTGGCGGGGATGGAAGCCGACGACGTCATCGGCACGCTGACCAAGCACGCGGTCGCGCGCGGCGTGGAAACGATCATCTCCACCGGTGACAAGGATCTCGCGCAGCTGGTCGAGGACGGCGTGCTTTGGTACAACACCATGTCCAACGAGAAACTGGGTGTCGCGGGCATCACCGAGAAATTCGGCGTTCCGCCCGATCGCATAATTGATTACCTCGCGCTGATGGGTGACAACGTCGATAACGTTCCCGGTGTTGAAAAAGTCGGCCCCAAAACGGCCGCGAAATGGATCGCGGAATTCGGCTCGCTCGACGGCGTGATCGCCAATGCCGCCAACATCAAAGGCGTGGTCGGCGAAAACTTGCGGAAAGCGCTCGATTGGCTTCCGACCGGGCGTACGCTGGTGACGGTGAAGTGCGATGTGCCGCTGCCGTTTGATTTCGACACCATTGACCACAAACAGCGCGACATCCCCAGGCTCGACAAGCTGTATGAGCACTTCGGGTTCAAGGGCATGCGCGCGGCATTGCGCAAAGGCGTGGAACAGCCCAGCCTTCCCGCGCAGGCGGGGGAGGGCGCCGCTTCTGCCGTGTTCAAGCAGGCCGACAAGGATGCCGGCGCGACGCGTTGGTCATCGGGCGAAATGGCGGCGAAACAGGTTGCCTTCGTCAATACGCGGCGATATGAAACCATCTCGACCAACGCCCGGCTGGATGCCTGGATCGCCAAACTCAACGCCGCAACACTTGCCTGCGTCGATACCGAAACCACCAGCCTTGACCCGATGGCGGCGCAGATTGTCGGCCTTTCCTTCGCCTGCGTGGCGGGCGAGGCCGCGTATCTCCCACTCAGGCACATCTACCCTGGCGCCCCCGATCAGCTCGATTTCGACGCGTCCATCGCCAAGCTCCGCCCCTGGCTGGAAGATGCGAGCAAACCAAAGCTCGGCCAGAACATCAAATACGACCTGCACGTATTCGCCAACCACGGCATCACCGTGCGCGGCTACGGGCACGACACGCTGCTGCAGTCCTACGTGCTGGAAAGCCATCAGCGCCACGACATGGATTCGCTGGCCACGCGCCACCTCGGCGCCACTACCATTTCCTTTGAACAAGTTGCCGGCAAGGGTGCCTCGCAAATTGGCTTTGAACAGGTGTCAATTGAGACAGCCACGGAGTATTCGTCCGAAGATTCCGATGTCACGCTGCAACTGCATGGCGCGCTGTATCCGCAGGTCGCGGCCGACGAGAAACTCAAGTTCGTCTATGCGCACATCGAAATGCCAACCACCCACGTGCTGCTGACGATCGAGCGCAACGGGGTGTTGATCGATTCGCAATTGCTCGAAAAGCAATCGAGCGAACTCGGCATGAAAATGATGGAGCTGGAAGCGAAGGCGCACGACGCGGCGGGCCAGCCATTCAATCTGGGCTCACCGAAACAGCTTGCGGAAATCCTGTTCGACAAGCAGGGCATCAAACCGCTGAAGAAAACGCCCGGCGGCGCGCCGAGCACGGACGAGGAAACGCTGACCAAGCTGGCGGAGGATTATCCGCTGCCGAAAATCCTCCTGGAGCACCGCGGCATTTCCAAGCTGAAAAGCACTTACACGGACAAGTTGCCGCGCATGGTGAACCCGAAAACAGGTCGCGTGCACACCAACTACGGTCAAGCCGTGGCCGTCACGGGGCGGCTTTCCAGCAACGACCCGAATTTGCAAAACATCCCCGTACGCACGGCCGAGGGCCGGCGCATTCGCGAGGCCTTTATCGCGCCGCCCGGCAGCAAGATCCTGTCCGCCGACTATTCGCAGATCGAGCTACGAATCATGGCGCATCTCTCCAGCGATCCCGGCCTTCTCGATGCCTTCGCCAAAGGCGAGGATGTGCATCGAGCCACCGCGTCGGAAGTCTTCGGCGTCACGCGCGAAGAAGTCTCCAGCGAGCAGCGCCGCTACGCCAAGGTCATCAACTTCGGCCTCATCTACGGCATGAGCGCCTTCGGCCTCGCCAGCAATCTCGGCATCGAGCGCGCCGCTGCCGCGAGCTACATCGACAAGTACTTCGCGCGTTACCCCGGTGTGAAGGCCTACATGGACCGCACCCGCAACGAGGCCCACGAGCGCGGCTACGTTGAAACGGTATTCGGGCGCCGCCTGTGGTTGCCCGATATCAAGAGCGGCAACCAGGGCCGCCGCCAAGGGGCCGAGCGCGCTGCCATCAACGCGCCCATGCAAGGCACGGCGGCAGACTTGATCAAACTCGCGATGATCGCCGTGCAGGGCTGGCTGGAAACCGAGAACCTCGCCACGCGCATGATCATGCAGGTGCACGATGAATTGGTGCTGGAAGTACCGGAATCAGAACTGGAGCGTGTGAAAGCGGCGGTGCCGGGGCTGATGACGAATGTCGCGAAGCTGCTGGTGCCGCTGGTGGCGGAGCCGGGGGTGGGGAGAAATTGGGAGGAGGCGCATTGA
- a CDS encoding transposase: MLQQLYGNLSDEEMEYCLLDPTSWQIFTGLTGHRHLPDARTIWAFKMLAREGGAEAVLEMPKAKGLIDRVQRKDDPNRCDQTGIHARNRTLSRIRSRVEHVFGDWVQSSGKTLRSIGKVRAKAQTILRACVYNLRRWATLDRRGACGA; encoded by the coding sequence GTGCTGCAGCAGCTGTACGGCAACCTGTCGGACGAAGAGATGGAATACTGCCTGCTGGATCCGACGAGCTGGCAGATCTTCACTGGACTCACCGGCCATCGGCATCTGCCCGATGCACGCACGATCTGGGCGTTCAAAATGCTGGCCCGGGAAGGTGGCGCCGAAGCGGTGCTCGAGATGCCCAAGGCCAAGGGACTGATTGACAGGGTGCAGAGGAAGGACGACCCGAACCGCTGCGACCAGACCGGCATTCACGCGCGCAACCGGACCCTGTCCAGGATTCGCTCACGCGTCGAGCACGTGTTCGGCGACTGGGTGCAATCGTCGGGAAAGACGCTGCGTAGCATCGGTAAAGTCCGCGCCAAGGCGCAGACCATCCTTCGTGCGTGCGTGTACAACTTGCGGCGTTGGGCGACGCTCGACAGGAGAGGTGCGTGTGGCGCCTGA
- a CDS encoding glycoside hydrolase family 13 protein, giving the protein MPSANRFDRELAGTFEAREKDWRNGAIVYQVLVDRFAPPANLEAKRHLYPAPKILRKWNEVPTRGTYLADAKVWSHEIDFWGGDLQSMTTRLDHVQQLGADVLYLNPIHLAYTNHKYDALHYDQVSPEFGTRADVKRLAQDVHRRGMKLVLDGVFNHMGRNSPLFKQAEADPRSPVRDWFVFGPEHAGGSRTWWLAENLPELNLENPKVRDHVYAKPDSVVRSYLRDGIDGWRLDVAVDIGFNYLDQLTRAAHREKSGSLVVGEIASYPKEWFPAVDGVMHFALRHILLHLVDGRITPRQGAAMIDRMMRESDFEHLLKSWVYLDNHDTERLASALATDAQRQLAQVLQFTLPGSPNLYYGGEIGMAGGNDPEMRAPMRWDLVTPDSPTLRWTKQLIALRKKHRALKVGNFRLVTTDRLLGFERYTDRVADTVIVLANPGPADITETVLVANSKLMNPFKMIDLLPTTAPAVNIMTALLQVTVPAGSFRVLVPEVSPPGGYSSYKRVQ; this is encoded by the coding sequence ATGCCCAGCGCCAACCGTTTTGATCGCGAACTCGCTGGCACTTTTGAAGCACGTGAGAAGGACTGGCGCAACGGCGCCATCGTTTACCAGGTACTGGTCGATCGCTTTGCGCCACCGGCCAACCTCGAGGCCAAGCGACATCTGTACCCTGCGCCGAAGATCCTGCGCAAATGGAACGAGGTCCCGACGCGTGGCACCTACCTGGCGGACGCAAAGGTCTGGAGCCATGAAATCGATTTCTGGGGCGGAGATCTGCAAAGCATGACGACGCGGCTAGACCACGTGCAGCAACTCGGCGCTGACGTGCTTTATCTGAACCCGATCCACCTCGCCTACACCAACCACAAGTACGACGCGCTCCACTATGACCAGGTATCGCCCGAGTTTGGCACCCGGGCTGACGTTAAGCGGCTTGCGCAGGATGTGCACCGGCGCGGCATGAAGCTGGTGCTCGACGGCGTGTTCAATCATATGGGACGCAATTCACCTCTGTTCAAGCAGGCGGAAGCGGACCCCAGGAGCCCGGTCCGCGATTGGTTCGTGTTTGGCCCGGAACATGCCGGTGGTTCGCGCACCTGGTGGCTGGCAGAGAACCTGCCTGAACTCAATCTCGAAAACCCCAAAGTGCGCGATCACGTATACGCCAAGCCCGATTCAGTCGTGCGCAGCTACCTGCGCGACGGCATCGACGGCTGGCGCCTCGATGTGGCGGTCGATATCGGCTTCAATTATCTCGACCAGCTCACGCGCGCCGCGCATCGTGAGAAGTCCGGCTCGCTCGTCGTCGGCGAAATTGCCAGTTATCCGAAAGAGTGGTTCCCGGCCGTCGATGGCGTGATGCACTTCGCGCTGCGTCACATCCTGCTGCACCTCGTCGACGGCCGCATCACGCCACGGCAAGGTGCGGCGATGATCGACCGCATGATGCGCGAATCCGACTTTGAACACCTGTTGAAGTCCTGGGTGTATCTCGACAACCACGACACCGAACGGCTGGCCAGCGCGTTGGCCACCGATGCACAGCGCCAGTTGGCACAAGTGCTGCAGTTCACGCTGCCGGGTTCGCCGAATCTGTATTACGGCGGCGAAATCGGCATGGCCGGTGGCAACGATCCAGAGATGCGCGCGCCGATGCGATGGGACCTGGTTACGCCCGACAGCCCGACGCTGCGATGGACGAAACAACTGATCGCGCTGCGCAAAAAGCACCGTGCGCTCAAGGTCGGCAATTTCCGTCTCGTCACCACTGATCGGCTGCTGGGCTTCGAGCGCTACACCGATCGTGTCGCTGACACGGTCATCGTGCTTGCCAATCCCGGGCCGGCCGACATTACCGAAACCGTTCTGGTGGCCAATTCAAAACTGATGAACCCGTTCAAGATGATCGACTTGCTGCCAACCACCGCACCCGCGGTCAACATCATGACTGCGCTCCTTCAGGTGACCGTGCCGGCCGGCTCGTTCCGCGTGCTGGTGCCGGAAGTCTCGCCGCCCGGCGGCTATAGCTCATACAAGCGGGTACAGTGA
- the malG gene encoding maltose ABC transporter permease MalG — translation MAIVTGKSQRWRVWAAHAGLCLLIAITLFPLLAVVSISLRPGNFSTGSLIPSTISFEHWQLALGIPYKQPDGTVVQPPFPVLMWLWNSIKIATISAFLIVAISTTAAYAFARLKFAHKNTILNSMLLLQMFPVAVALVAIYAIFEGIGALIPWLGIETHAGVIVAYLGGVAMHIWTIKGYFETIPTEIEENAKVDGATHWQAFRFVLLPMAVPILMVVFVLAFIGTIIEYPVASILLREEPNLTLAVGSKFYLYEQKYLWGDFAAAAVLSGLPITLVFLAAQRWIVSGLTAGGVKG, via the coding sequence ATGGCCATCGTCACCGGAAAGAGTCAACGCTGGCGCGTCTGGGCCGCGCATGCCGGGCTCTGCCTATTGATCGCGATTACACTGTTTCCGCTACTCGCGGTGGTTTCCATTTCGCTGCGTCCGGGCAATTTTTCCACCGGCTCGCTGATCCCTTCCACCATCAGCTTCGAACACTGGCAACTGGCGCTTGGCATCCCCTACAAGCAGCCCGACGGCACAGTGGTGCAGCCGCCTTTCCCCGTGCTGATGTGGCTGTGGAACTCGATCAAGATCGCCACCATCTCCGCCTTCCTGATCGTCGCCATTTCCACCACGGCTGCCTATGCGTTCGCGCGTTTGAAGTTCGCGCACAAGAACACCATTCTCAACAGCATGCTTCTGCTGCAGATGTTTCCGGTGGCGGTGGCGCTGGTGGCCATCTACGCAATCTTCGAAGGCATCGGCGCGCTCATCCCCTGGCTCGGAATCGAGACCCATGCGGGCGTGATCGTCGCCTATCTGGGCGGTGTGGCGATGCACATCTGGACCATCAAGGGCTACTTCGAAACCATTCCGACCGAGATCGAAGAAAACGCCAAGGTTGACGGCGCCACCCACTGGCAGGCATTCCGATTCGTCCTGCTGCCGATGGCCGTGCCGATCCTGATGGTGGTATTCGTGCTCGCCTTCATCGGCACCATCATCGAATACCCGGTGGCGTCGATTCTGCTGCGCGAAGAGCCGAACCTCACGCTTGCCGTGGGATCGAAGTTCTACCTTTACGAACAGAAGTACCTTTGGGGAGACTTTGCCGCCGCAGCCGTGCTTTCAGGGCTGCCGATCACGCTGGTATTTCTTGCCGCGCAACGCTGGATTGTGTCCGGACTGACTGCGGGAGGAGTCAAAGGTTGA
- the malF gene encoding maltose ABC transporter permease MalF, which yields MKASAKSGSASWVRWPVVGSASLALLWLMIGLYGAGQPVWAVVLLAFGGISIYIYASARTLAWRYLFPGVAGMLVFVAFPLLYTMQIGFTNYSASNLLSIERARAYLLDQTTVDEDNAFGFTLHAEGDASGASGALRILLTPTEGALAATRYLSPPLQLDRADATRSPVAMQSVSDGMPLPAGAPLALREVIAHRDALATFRLALPGGKVIRYAGLREFGSIEPLWESVADGALRQLSTGTIYTPNHRTGFFETAQGERMQPGFKVGVGLTNYSRMLFDPDFRGPFISIFIWTVIFAGLTVLFSTALGMTLAVVLNWEALRYRTLYRTLLFLPYAVPGFISILIFKGLFNQNFGEINAILNAVFGIRPAWFADPFLAKTMILIVNTWLGYPYIMVLCTGLIKAIPADLYEASAIAGAKPLTNFFNITVPLIAKPLTPLLISAFAFNFNNFVLISLLTDGRPDYLNTKLPAGTTDILVSYTYRIAFTDAGTNFGLAAAISTLIFFMVALMSLANLKLAQVNERKG from the coding sequence ATGAAGGCAAGCGCCAAATCAGGATCGGCATCCTGGGTCAGGTGGCCGGTCGTCGGCAGCGCCTCTCTTGCCCTGCTCTGGCTCATGATCGGCCTGTATGGCGCCGGCCAGCCCGTATGGGCAGTCGTACTGCTGGCGTTCGGCGGAATCTCGATCTACATCTACGCATCGGCCCGCACGCTCGCGTGGCGCTATTTGTTTCCCGGCGTGGCGGGAATGCTGGTGTTTGTGGCGTTCCCGTTGCTGTACACCATGCAGATCGGCTTCACCAATTACTCGGCGAGCAACCTGCTAAGTATTGAACGCGCCCGCGCGTACCTGCTCGACCAGACCACCGTGGACGAGGATAATGCGTTCGGATTCACGCTGCATGCGGAGGGCGACGCAAGCGGGGCGAGCGGTGCATTGCGCATCCTGCTGACCCCAACAGAAGGCGCGCTGGCCGCGACGCGCTACTTGTCGCCGCCGTTGCAACTCGATCGCGCGGACGCAACGCGATCACCGGTCGCGATGCAATCGGTCAGCGACGGCATGCCGTTGCCAGCAGGTGCGCCGCTCGCACTGCGCGAGGTGATTGCGCATCGCGACGCGCTGGCGACTTTCAGACTAGCCCTGCCTGGAGGCAAGGTGATCCGCTACGCGGGGCTGCGTGAGTTTGGTTCTATTGAACCACTTTGGGAATCAGTCGCCGATGGCGCACTCAGGCAATTATCGACCGGCACGATTTACACACCGAATCACCGGACCGGTTTTTTTGAAACGGCACAGGGCGAGCGCATGCAGCCCGGCTTCAAGGTCGGTGTCGGCCTCACCAACTACAGCCGCATGCTGTTCGACCCCGATTTCCGCGGACCTTTTATCTCGATCTTCATCTGGACGGTGATCTTTGCCGGCCTGACCGTCCTGTTCTCCACCGCGCTCGGCATGACACTTGCGGTGGTGTTGAACTGGGAAGCGCTGCGCTACCGCACGCTGTACCGCACGCTGCTGTTCCTGCCCTACGCCGTGCCGGGCTTCATTTCCATCCTGATCTTCAAAGGCTTGTTCAACCAGAACTTCGGCGAGATCAACGCGATTCTCAATGCCGTGTTCGGCATCCGTCCGGCGTGGTTCGCCGATCCGTTTCTCGCCAAGACGATGATCCTCATCGTCAACACCTGGCTGGGTTACCCGTACATCATGGTGCTGTGCACAGGACTGATCAAGGCGATCCCGGCCGACCTGTACGAAGCCTCGGCGATCGCCGGCGCCAAGCCGCTCACCAATTTTTTCAACATCACGGTACCGCTGATCGCCAAGCCGCTGACGCCGCTACTGATTTCCGCCTTCGCCTTCAACTTCAATAATTTCGTGCTGATTTCCCTCCTTACCGATGGCCGGCCCGATTACCTGAACACCAAGCTGCCGGCAGGCACGACGGACATCCTGGTGTCGTATACATACCGCATCGCATTCACCGATGCCGGCACCAATTTCGGCCTCGCCGCGGCAATTTCCACGCTGATCTTCTTCATGGTGGCGCTGATGTCGCTGGCCAACCTCAAGCTCGCGCAAGTCAACGAACGGAAAGGATAG
- the malE gene encoding maltose/maltodextrin ABC transporter substrate-binding protein MalE: protein MSNRWKRSAVIGALLWALAVLCAGHAARAEDKLKLLIWINGDKGYNGLQAVGDAFTKISGVKVVVQHPEGATDKFQAAAGAGKGPDIFCWPHDRAGEWAKSGLIVPVKAPRRIREEIEPSAWSAFTYKGQVWGYPLAIEAIGLIYNKALVKAPPTSFDEVIALDKILSAQGKKALLWDYNKSFFTWPMLAGPGGFIFARTPQGALDPKVVGVNTPGALQGAEMLDRLVRDGHMPKGARYAEMEGGFNRGEIAMMISGPWAWDNLKKSNIDFGVAPIPSVGGKPSKPFVGVLGCMIAAPSKVKDIAREFIENHLLRIDSLKTISADVALGTPANKAYFLELSADPQIRATMANALAGEPIPNIPEMGRFFPAMDAALEAITNGRQSPKDALDGAAARMQVK from the coding sequence ATGAGCAACCGCTGGAAGCGGAGCGCAGTCATTGGCGCGTTGCTGTGGGCGCTGGCGGTATTGTGCGCCGGGCATGCCGCGCGAGCGGAGGACAAACTCAAGCTGCTTATCTGGATCAACGGCGACAAGGGGTACAACGGCCTGCAGGCGGTGGGCGATGCCTTTACAAAGATCTCTGGCGTGAAGGTAGTGGTTCAACACCCGGAAGGCGCGACCGACAAGTTCCAGGCGGCGGCGGGCGCGGGCAAGGGGCCGGACATTTTCTGCTGGCCGCACGACCGTGCCGGCGAGTGGGCCAAATCGGGGCTGATCGTGCCGGTGAAAGCACCCAGACGTATCCGCGAAGAGATCGAGCCATCGGCCTGGTCGGCGTTTACCTACAAGGGACAGGTCTGGGGTTATCCGCTGGCGATCGAGGCCATCGGGCTCATCTACAACAAGGCGCTGGTGAAGGCCCCGCCAACCAGCTTCGACGAAGTGATTGCGCTCGACAAGATCCTGTCAGCGCAGGGCAAAAAAGCGCTTCTCTGGGACTACAACAAGTCCTTCTTTACATGGCCGATGCTGGCCGGGCCGGGCGGCTTCATTTTCGCCCGCACGCCGCAGGGCGCGCTCGACCCGAAGGTGGTGGGAGTCAACACGCCAGGCGCCTTGCAGGGTGCCGAAATGCTCGACCGGCTGGTGCGCGACGGGCATATGCCCAAGGGGGCGCGCTACGCCGAGATGGAAGGCGGGTTCAATCGCGGCGAAATCGCAATGATGATCTCCGGCCCGTGGGCATGGGACAACTTGAAGAAGAGCAATATTGACTTTGGCGTCGCTCCCATTCCCAGCGTCGGCGGCAAGCCGTCCAAGCCATTTGTCGGCGTGCTCGGCTGCATGATTGCCGCACCCAGCAAGGTCAAGGACATCGCCCGCGAGTTCATCGAGAATCATCTGTTGCGTATTGACAGCCTGAAGACAATTTCCGCCGACGTCGCACTCGGCACGCCAGCAAATAAGGCCTACTTCCTGGAACTGTCGGCCGACCCGCAGATCCGCGCGACCATGGCCAACGCGCTGGCAGGCGAGCCGATTCCCAATATCCCCGAGATGGGCCGCTTCTTTCCCGCTATGGATGCCGCGCTCGAAGCCATCACCAACGGCCGCCAGTCGCCCAAAGACGCACTCGACGGCGCGGCCGCGCGCATGCAGGTGAAATGA
- the ugpC gene encoding sn-glycerol-3-phosphate ABC transporter ATP-binding protein UgpC, whose product MAGVRLVNVQKSFGDVPVLRDINLDVRDGEFMVFVGPSGCGKSTLLRVIAGLEDITGGELAIGGRPVNDVPPAERGIAMVFQSYALYPHMNLFDNMAFGLKLAKMPQAEIDTAVNNAAKILHIEHLLQRKPKDLSGGQRQRVAIGRAIVRKPEVFLFDEPLSNLDAALRVRMRYEFAKLHEDLKTTMIYVTHDQVEAMTLANRIVVLSAGKIEQVGSPLELYEHPDNLFVAGFIGSPRMNFIAAEVVAASTSHTTVILGTGALIRCDVNAVAANPGDKVTLGIRPEHLVTGVADNAIETSVTFVESLGSSTHAYCAYPGVEEALTCELDGRMRLNNGDRLTLSLPAESCYLFDADGRAFRRHVAADKQHAA is encoded by the coding sequence ATGGCAGGCGTGCGATTGGTAAACGTACAGAAGTCCTTCGGTGACGTGCCTGTGCTGCGCGACATCAACCTGGACGTGCGCGACGGCGAATTCATGGTATTCGTCGGTCCGTCCGGCTGCGGCAAGTCCACGTTGCTACGGGTCATCGCCGGACTTGAAGATATCACTGGCGGCGAGCTTGCCATTGGCGGACGCCCCGTCAACGACGTTCCGCCAGCCGAGCGCGGCATTGCGATGGTTTTCCAGTCGTATGCTCTGTATCCGCACATGAATCTTTTCGACAACATGGCCTTTGGCTTGAAGCTCGCCAAGATGCCCCAGGCCGAGATCGATACCGCAGTCAATAACGCCGCGAAGATCCTGCACATCGAACACCTGTTGCAGCGCAAACCGAAAGACCTTTCCGGCGGACAGCGCCAGCGGGTCGCCATCGGCCGTGCAATTGTGCGCAAGCCCGAAGTCTTCCTGTTCGACGAGCCGCTCTCCAACCTCGACGCTGCGTTGCGAGTGCGCATGCGCTACGAGTTCGCCAAGCTGCACGAAGATCTCAAGACCACGATGATCTACGTGACGCACGATCAGGTCGAAGCAATGACGCTGGCCAACCGCATCGTTGTACTGTCGGCGGGCAAGATCGAGCAGGTCGGGTCGCCGCTGGAGTTATACGAACACCCGGACAATCTCTTTGTCGCAGGCTTCATCGGCTCGCCGAGGATGAACTTCATCGCCGCCGAAGTCGTTGCCGCCAGCACCTCGCATACGACGGTCATACTCGGCACCGGCGCTTTGATCCGTTGCGATGTCAATGCAGTCGCCGCAAATCCGGGAGACAAGGTCACACTGGGCATACGGCCAGAGCACCTGGTCACAGGTGTGGCGGACAATGCGATCGAAACCAGCGTGACCTTCGTTGAATCGCTCGGCAGCAGCACGCATGCGTACTGCGCGTACCCCGGTGTGGAGGAAGCGCTCACCTGCGAACTCGATGGCCGCATGCGACTGAACAACGGCGACCGGCTCACGCTATCGCTGCCGGCCGAGTCATGCTATCTGTTCGACGCCGACGGTCGCGCCTTCCGGCGTCACGTCGCGGCAGACAAGCAGCACGCCGCATGA